The Penaeus vannamei isolate JL-2024 chromosome 16, ASM4276789v1, whole genome shotgun sequence genome includes a window with the following:
- the LOC113816292 gene encoding uncharacterized protein, whose amino-acid sequence MTTQATQQRSSQQQAQHRSSTHSIASAITSPGPQHRSSITSATASQQHTQHRSSTNSITSDTASQQHTQHRSSTNSITSATASQQHTQHHQCHSIAATHTASPVPQHHQCHSIAAAHAASPVPQHRSNTHSITSATASPVPQHRSSTRSITSATASQQHTQHHQCHSITSATASQQHTQHRSSTHSITSATASPVPQHRSSTHSIAAAQTASPVPQHRSSTRSITSATASQQHTQHHQCHSITSATASQQHKQHHQCHSIAAAHAASPVPQHRSSTRSITSATASPVPQHRSSTRSIASATASQQHTQHHQCHSITSATASQQHTQHHQCHSITSATASQQHTQHHQCHSIAAAHAASPVPQHRSSTRSITSATASQQHTQHHQCHSIAAAHASPVPQHHQCHSIAAAHAASPVPQHRNSTRSITSATASPVPQHRSSTHSIAAAQTASPVPQHHQCHSIAAAHTASQQHTQHHQCHSITSATASQQHTQHHQCHSIAAAHAASPVPQHRSSTHSIAAAQTASPVPHHRSSTHSIAAAHTASPVPQHHQCHSIAAAHTASQQHKQHHQCHSIAAAHAASPVPQHRRSTRSITSATASQQHTQHHQCHSIAAAHAASPVPQHHQCHSIAAAHAASPVPQHRSSTHSITSATASPVPQHRSSTRSITSATASQQHTQHHQCHSIAAAHTASPVPQHHQCHSIADVAGAGGKNVNCQSNRVSLAEHSARADGEEIETGEIKMIQWDQPITDNGITITSAQVVELPSPRHSGITITRKNSDVSITLVQSYLLRLLSGTGASNYSRNRTRSQQTEGADPTANLPLKLL is encoded by the exons ATGACGACTCAAG CCACACAGCAGAGATCCTCACAGCAGCAAGCACAACATCGCAGCAGCACACACAGCATCGCCAGTGCCATAACATCACCAGGGCCACAGCATCGCAGCAGCATCACCAGTGCCACAGCATCGCAGCAGCACACACAGCATCGCAGCAGCACAAACAGCATCACCAGTGACACAGCATCGCAGCAGCACACACAGCATCGCAGCAGCACAAACAGCATCACCAGTGCCACAGCATCGCAGCAGCACACGCAGCATCACCAGTGCCACAGCATCGCAGCAACACACACAGCATCACCAGTGCCACAGCATCACCAGTGCCACAGCATCGCAGCAGCACACGCAGCATCACCAGTGCCACAGCATCGCAGCAACACACACAGCATCACCAGTGCCACAGCATCACCAGTGCCACAGCATCGCAGCAGCACACGCAGCATCACCAGTGCCACAGCATCGCAGCAGCACACGCAGCATCACCAGTGCCACAGCATCACCAGTGCCACAGCATCGCAGCAGCACACACAGCATCGCAGCAGCACACACAGCATCACCAGTGCCACAGCATCACCAGTGCCACAGCATCGCAGCAGCACACACAGCATCGCAGCAGCACAAACAGCATCACCAGTGCCACAGCATCGCAGCAGCACACGCAGCATCACCAGTGCCACAGCATCGCAGCAGCACACGCAGCATCACCAGTGCCACAGCATCACCAGTGCCACAGCATCGCAGCAGCACAAACAGCATCACCAGTGCCACAGCATCGCAGCAGCACACGCAGCATCACCAGTGCCACAGCATCGCAGCAGCACACGCAGCATCACCAGTGCCACAGCATCACCAGTGCCACAGCATCGCAGCAGCACACGCAGCATCGCCAGTGCCACAGCATCGCAGCAGCACACGCAGCATCACCAGTGCCACAGCATCACCAGTGCCACAGCATCGCAGCAGCACACGCAGCATCACCAGTGCCACAGCATCACCAGTGCCACAGCATCGCAGCAGCACACGCAGCATCACCAGTGCCACAGCATCGCAGCAGCACACGCAGCATCACCAGTGCCACAGCATCGCAGCAGCACACGCAGCATCACCAGTGCCACAGCATCGCAGCAGCACACGCAGCATCACCAGTGCCACAGCATCGCAGCAGCACACGCATCACCAGTGCCACAGCATCACCAGTGCCACAGCATCGCAGCAGCACACGCAGCATCACCAGTGCCACAGCATCGCAACAGCACACGCAGCATCACCAGTGCCACAGCATCACCAGTGCCACAGCATCGCAGCAGCACACACAGCATCGCAGCAGCACAAACAGCATCACCAGTGCCACAGCATCACCAGTGCCACAGCATCGCAGCAGCACACACAGCATCGCAGCAGCACACACAGCATCACCAGTGCCACAGCATCACCAGTGCCACAGCATCGCAGCAGCACACACAGCATCACCAGTGCCACAGCATCGCAGCAGCACACGCAGCATCACCAGTGCCACAGCATCGCAGCAGCACACACAGCATCGCAGCAGCACAAACAGCATCACCAGTGCCACATCATCGCAGCAGCACACACAGCATCGCAGCAGCACACACAGCATCACCAGTGCCACAGCATCACCAGTGCCACAGCATCGCAGCAGCACACACAGCATCGCAGCAGCACAAACAGCATCACCAGTGCCACAGCATCGCAGCAGCACACGCAGCATCACCAGTGCCACAGCATCGCAGAAGCACACGCAGCATCACCAGTGCCACAGCATCGCAGCAGCACACGCAGCATCACCAGTGCCACAGCATCGCAGCAGCACACGCAGCATCACCAGTGCCACAGCATCACCAGTGCCACAGCATCGCAGCAGCACACGCAGCATCACCAGTGCCACAGCACCGCAGCAGCACACACAGCATCACCAGTGCCACAGCATCACCAGTGCCACAGCATCGCAGCAGCACACGCAGCATCACCAGTGCCACAGCATCGCAGCAGCACACACAGCATCACCAGTGCCACAGCATCGCAGCAGCACACACAGCATCACCAGTGCCACAGCATCACCAGTGCCACAGCATCGCGGACGTTGCAGGAGCAGGAGGCAAGAACGTCAACTGTCAGTCAAACCGCGTGTCCCTAGCAGAGCATTCAGCACGTGCTGACGGCGAGGAAATTGAAACgggagagataaaaatgatacag TGGGATCAACCTATTACAGATAACGGTATCACAATCACCTCAGCACAGGTAGTGGAATTACCATCACCTCGACACAGTGGGATCACCATCACTAGAAAAAATAGCGATGTCTCCATCACTCTAGTACAG TCCTACCTGCTGCGTCTGCTGTCAGGTACGGGTGCCAGCAATTACAGCAGGAACAGAACTCGTTCCCAGCAGACGGAGGGGGCGGACCCGACCGCTAACTTGCCTCTGAAGTTGCTATAA